The following coding sequences are from one Desulfosporosinus orientis DSM 765 window:
- a CDS encoding MarR family winged helix-turn-helix transcriptional regulator has translation MTINEELTHELLTFFNGFSSWENSIVRTSELTVSEAHAIEILGEHEKMNMKGLAQKLGVTTGTTTVTVDRLEKKNLARRESTKEDRRVNLISLTDLGQKAFKEHHDFHLHLTEQMTAVLSDEEILQFLQTLKKINSETF, from the coding sequence GTGACGATTAATGAAGAGTTGACCCATGAATTGCTGACCTTTTTTAATGGTTTTTCATCTTGGGAAAATTCCATTGTACGTACTAGTGAACTTACCGTTTCGGAAGCACACGCCATTGAAATCTTAGGGGAACATGAAAAAATGAATATGAAAGGATTGGCTCAAAAGCTGGGGGTTACGACGGGAACCACCACGGTAACAGTGGATCGTTTAGAAAAGAAAAATCTCGCCCGTCGTGAGTCCACTAAAGAAGATAGGCGTGTTAACCTCATTAGTCTGACGGATTTAGGCCAGAAGGCTTTTAAGGAGCATCATGACTTTCATTTACATTTGACGGAACAGATGACGGCAGTTCTAAGTGACGAGGAAATCCTTCAATTTCTGCAGACCTTAAAGAAGATTAATAGTGAGACATTTTAA
- a CDS encoding sigma-54-dependent transcriptional regulator has product MIPRVLVIDDEERMCWALERALSHEGYQVVTATRGLQGIEMALETEPSTVILDLKMPDIDGIEVLKRLKSINPNIPVIMITAHGTIETAIEAMKIGATDYITKPFKLDELKVQVKQALHLSNLENEVNYLRQELGKKYGKMVGQSEAIKEVSHLIQQVAKTNATVLITGESGTGKEVAAVEIHKASNRANMPFVAVNCAALPEHLLESELFGHEKGAFTGATNRKKGRFEMADKGTILLDEIGDMPISMQVKLLRILQERCFERVGGTETISIDVRVIATTNSELSTAIANGTFREDLYYRLNVMQIKMPPLRLRKEDIPLLVNHFLSKFDPSHTKKISPEAMKILTRYDWPGNIRELQNAIERPLIVCQSNEILPIHLPSELLENIEDTAEPIINLPEGGFSLEELEKQLIVKALEKNNYNQTKTAKYLGISRPTLLYRMNKHNLKY; this is encoded by the coding sequence TTGATACCAAGAGTTCTTGTAATTGACGATGAAGAAAGAATGTGTTGGGCCTTAGAAAGGGCTCTTAGTCACGAAGGCTATCAAGTGGTTACTGCAACTAGAGGTTTACAAGGTATTGAAATGGCTCTTGAAACAGAACCTTCCACAGTTATATTGGATTTAAAAATGCCCGATATCGATGGAATTGAGGTTTTGAAAAGGCTCAAAAGTATTAACCCCAATATCCCAGTAATTATGATCACTGCGCATGGAACTATTGAAACTGCCATTGAAGCTATGAAAATCGGAGCAACGGATTACATCACCAAGCCGTTTAAACTGGATGAGTTAAAGGTGCAGGTAAAACAAGCCCTGCATTTATCGAATTTAGAGAATGAAGTTAATTATCTCCGTCAAGAACTAGGGAAAAAATATGGAAAAATGGTAGGTCAGAGTGAGGCCATTAAAGAAGTATCTCATCTTATTCAGCAAGTGGCTAAAACTAACGCTACGGTTTTAATAACGGGGGAAAGCGGAACAGGCAAAGAGGTAGCCGCTGTAGAAATCCACAAAGCCAGCAACCGGGCGAATATGCCTTTTGTTGCCGTAAATTGTGCCGCTCTGCCTGAGCATCTGCTGGAGAGTGAACTATTCGGTCATGAAAAAGGCGCTTTCACCGGCGCAACCAATCGGAAAAAAGGCCGATTTGAGATGGCAGATAAAGGGACCATTCTCCTGGATGAGATCGGCGATATGCCTATCAGTATGCAAGTAAAGTTACTGCGGATTTTACAAGAACGCTGCTTTGAAAGAGTAGGAGGAACTGAGACCATATCCATCGATGTTCGAGTTATTGCTACAACAAATTCCGAACTTTCCACAGCCATCGCTAACGGTACTTTTAGGGAGGACCTTTATTATCGATTAAATGTCATGCAAATTAAAATGCCCCCTCTGAGATTGCGAAAAGAAGATATTCCTCTTTTAGTAAATCATTTTCTCAGCAAATTCGATCCTTCTCACACGAAAAAAATCTCACCTGAAGCTATGAAGATTTTAACTCGTTATGACTGGCCCGGTAATATACGAGAGCTGCAAAATGCCATCGAGAGACCGCTTATTGTCTGCCAAAGCAATGAAATCCTTCCCATTCATCTTCCCAGTGAATTATTGGAGAACATAGAAGATACCGCGGAACCGATCATCAATCTTCCGGAAGGAGGATTTTCGTTAGAAGAATTGGAAAAGCAGCTTATCGTTAAAGCCTTAGAGAAGAACAATTATAACCAAACCAAGACTGCTAAATATTTAGGAATTTCCCGGCCAACCCTTCTCTATCGAATGAACAAACATAATCTGAAATATTAG
- a CDS encoding ATP-binding protein: MLHKRFLLSFKGKSLTNQLVVVFAVIMLVPLLALMYDIFFASQTNQVIFFDKEQRLAALVKSTNQQLTMNLESLDIDSQKISSILLHNEFTRVVEPYIPSNSGIRFGLYVPQSDKITVLGFLHNYRNLSPEEEIQREKEIFANTKSGLVAAEMGKEPLFRISGSFDDQVVEYICPVILKGKVVAVMWAGERLNPFFYQSSFYRKLLRYVTLGVLALVMFAALRTIRNITTGVDRLKHGLHRMECDIHYALPEMSGELGQVAQAVNRMAESLSEKERLEDQLRQSEHLIALGRLATGVAHELRNPIGIIKTLVELMKQEYSQMTGIEEYTKAIDEQVDRQDMVIQELLDFGRPTKVAIKECSINDLIMGVLSFSAAMLRKQKVRVHLQLENSLSKILADTEKLKQVFVNIIVNAAEAMLSGGDLTIATKQTEDMIIISLTDTGEGIPEDDMQRIFDPFYTTKEAGTGLGLSISYQSIKLHGGIIEVESTLNEGTTFTIKLPVTT; encoded by the coding sequence TTGCTCCATAAGCGTTTCTTATTGTCTTTCAAAGGGAAGAGTTTAACCAATCAACTAGTTGTCGTATTTGCCGTAATTATGCTTGTACCCCTATTGGCCTTAATGTACGATATTTTTTTCGCTTCACAGACAAATCAAGTGATTTTCTTTGATAAAGAACAACGATTGGCTGCCTTAGTCAAAAGTACGAATCAGCAGCTTACGATGAATTTAGAGTCTTTGGATATAGATTCCCAAAAAATCTCTTCAATCCTTCTGCACAATGAGTTTACTCGAGTCGTCGAGCCTTATATTCCCTCTAATTCCGGGATTCGCTTCGGTTTATATGTTCCTCAGTCCGATAAAATTACGGTCCTTGGCTTTCTGCATAATTACCGAAACCTCTCCCCGGAAGAAGAGATCCAAAGGGAAAAAGAGATCTTTGCCAATACTAAGTCTGGTCTGGTAGCCGCTGAGATGGGTAAAGAGCCTCTTTTTAGAATTTCGGGTTCTTTTGACGACCAAGTGGTTGAATATATTTGTCCCGTTATATTAAAAGGGAAAGTCGTAGCCGTTATGTGGGCAGGCGAACGACTGAACCCATTCTTTTATCAAAGCAGCTTCTACCGCAAATTGCTTCGTTATGTTACCTTAGGCGTCCTTGCCTTAGTTATGTTCGCAGCATTAAGAACCATCCGGAATATAACCACGGGGGTGGACCGCTTAAAGCATGGCTTACACCGAATGGAATGCGATATCCATTATGCATTACCGGAAATGTCCGGTGAACTGGGGCAAGTTGCCCAAGCCGTTAATCGGATGGCCGAAAGCCTATCCGAAAAAGAAAGACTGGAAGATCAGCTCAGGCAATCGGAACATCTCATCGCCTTAGGCCGCTTAGCGACTGGTGTAGCTCATGAATTACGAAATCCTATCGGCATCATTAAAACTTTAGTGGAACTAATGAAGCAGGAATACTCTCAAATGACCGGTATTGAAGAATATACCAAAGCTATTGATGAACAAGTTGACAGGCAGGACATGGTTATCCAAGAACTCCTTGACTTTGGACGTCCTACCAAAGTGGCCATAAAGGAATGTTCCATTAATGATTTAATTATGGGAGTTTTGTCATTTTCCGCAGCAATGCTGCGAAAACAAAAAGTCAGAGTACACTTGCAATTGGAAAATTCGCTATCCAAGATCTTAGCCGATACGGAAAAGCTTAAGCAGGTATTTGTGAATATTATAGTAAACGCCGCTGAAGCAATGCTGTCCGGCGGGGATTTGACCATCGCCACCAAACAAACAGAAGACATGATTATTATTAGTCTGACGGATACGGGAGAAGGAATTCCTGAAGATGATATGCAGAGAATATTCGATCCTTTTTACACTACAAAAGAAGCCGGCACTGGTTTAGGCCTATCCATATCTTATCAAAGCATTAAATTGCACGGTGGCATAATTGAAGTTGAAAGTACCCTTAATGAAGGAACAACTTTTACAATTAAACTTCCTGTAACAACATAA
- a CDS encoding sulfite exporter TauE/SafE family protein gives MAGEAVSLVGEVMKFIDITPKTGLSIVGLGFLGGTLSGFLGSGGAFVMTPGMMALGVPGIAAVSSNLAHKFGKAMVGARKHSKMGNVDVKLGIFMVLFLLLGVRLAVILNESIFASMGKEGSNLYISVVFVVLLSGLSIFILRDIFKPKSSGGSGEPEGFAARISKYNIPPMIYFKVANVRVSFWLVALIGVATGWLAGTVGVGGFIGVPAMIYLLGIPTMVAAGTELFLAIFSGASGSFQYAMTGFVDIRLVLLLYLGSLLGLHIGANATKMVTELQIKLVMAIVIGMSAISRAFAIPKYMTDLHLANLSQGAANLFDIAATVTLFGGAIAGVIMILKYIVRFKQSQKAETQYIQPHVQAKRDSA, from the coding sequence ATGGCAGGTGAAGCGGTAAGTTTAGTTGGGGAAGTCATGAAATTTATTGATATTACTCCGAAAACAGGGTTATCCATTGTAGGATTAGGATTTTTAGGAGGAACATTAAGTGGTTTTCTGGGGAGCGGCGGCGCTTTTGTTATGACTCCCGGTATGATGGCACTTGGGGTTCCTGGTATTGCAGCAGTGAGTTCAAACCTTGCCCACAAATTTGGTAAGGCGATGGTTGGGGCAAGAAAACACTCAAAGATGGGGAATGTAGATGTTAAGTTAGGAATTTTCATGGTTCTCTTTCTGCTGTTGGGTGTCAGATTAGCAGTTATTCTTAATGAATCCATATTTGCGAGCATGGGTAAGGAAGGCTCAAATCTGTATATTAGTGTGGTATTTGTCGTCCTTTTATCCGGGCTTTCCATCTTTATTTTAAGAGATATTTTTAAACCCAAATCGTCCGGAGGGTCTGGTGAACCTGAGGGATTTGCTGCAAGAATTTCTAAATACAATATTCCGCCCATGATTTATTTTAAAGTTGCTAATGTCCGTGTATCTTTTTGGCTTGTGGCCCTTATTGGTGTCGCAACCGGCTGGTTAGCAGGAACCGTTGGGGTGGGTGGATTTATTGGAGTTCCGGCCATGATTTATCTTTTAGGTATTCCAACCATGGTAGCTGCCGGTACAGAATTATTCTTGGCCATCTTTTCCGGAGCGTCAGGTTCCTTCCAGTATGCCATGACCGGCTTTGTGGATATTCGTTTAGTATTATTGCTCTATCTCGGTTCACTCCTAGGTCTTCATATTGGAGCAAATGCGACTAAAATGGTGACTGAACTGCAAATTAAGCTGGTAATGGCGATTGTTATCGGTATGTCTGCAATAAGCAGAGCCTTTGCTATACCAAAATATATGACCGATCTGCATCTGGCAAACCTTTCTCAAGGAGCAGCCAACCTTTTCGATATAGCAGCTACGGTAACTTTGTTTGGGGGAGCAATTGCCGGTGTGATTATGATTCTTAAGTACATTGTTCGCTTTAAACAAAGTCAGAAGGCAGAAACCCAATATATTCAGCCTCACGTTCAGGCAAAAAGAGATTCAGCCTAA
- a CDS encoding universal stress protein, producing MIDGNPLKVLLYFDGSEHSLSAAVYTANLFNRIPNMNLTIVHVQENVEGAKLENDNLMEIWSSDPITDWQINLLNRIDLKKRGEYSKIIARTNEILFETGLDVKQQVIFANPNIPDIVEAIINYGEKKEFELIIMGTRGPSSLKGLMYGSLAHSVLNKSDIPVLLIKKLPQEFVDRFCSAPSGRSTRAKGRRDHLYRVRSI from the coding sequence ATGATTGATGGAAATCCATTAAAGGTGCTTCTTTATTTTGATGGTTCGGAGCATTCTTTGTCGGCTGCCGTTTACACGGCCAATTTGTTCAATAGAATACCTAATATGAATTTGACGATTGTTCATGTTCAAGAGAATGTGGAGGGCGCTAAACTAGAGAATGACAATTTGATGGAGATCTGGTCATCTGATCCTATCACAGATTGGCAAATAAATTTATTAAATAGAATTGACTTAAAGAAAAGAGGAGAATATTCTAAAATAATTGCTAGAACCAATGAAATATTGTTTGAAACGGGTTTAGATGTCAAGCAACAGGTCATATTTGCTAACCCCAATATCCCTGATATTGTCGAAGCAATTATCAACTATGGGGAGAAAAAAGAATTCGAATTAATCATCATGGGTACTCGGGGACCAAGCAGTTTAAAAGGTTTGATGTATGGCAGTTTAGCCCATAGCGTGCTTAATAAATCGGATATCCCTGTCCTATTAATAAAGAAATTACCCCAAGAGTTTGTCGATCGTTTTTGCTCTGCTCCTTCGGGGAGATCTACTCGTGCAAAAGGGCGAAGAGATCATTTGTATCGAGTAAGAAGCATTTAA
- a CDS encoding metallophosphoesterase translates to MNPIVILVGILFFLVYGLLNFYIGLRGWQTLFSCIPLLSSKVYWAIFLIIAFSYIVSRLSERFLSRVVYEGLTIVGAYWMAFMLYFLLIIISLDLLKYLNRWLNLISIEGKHGLGPIVGLIVCAVVAGIVVYGAWNASHPRIHHYDLSIAKSAGSVHQLHVVMVSDIHLGTIIHNDHLIKLVDQINELRPDLILFAGDVFDEDIELVKKQQVADTFLKLKAPYGAYAVLGNHEYIGGNAEEAIKYLDQAGVKVLKDSYQLVADSFYLIGRDDMSGSRFNGDKRQDLKTLMQGVNHSLPIILMDHQPSHLEEPVAQGVDLQVSGHTHSGQLFPFQFITQRLFEQDWGLLRKGDFQLIVSSGYGTWGPPVRIGNTPEIVDINIMFNP, encoded by the coding sequence ATGAACCCCATAGTTATTTTGGTGGGTATATTGTTTTTCTTAGTATATGGTTTACTTAATTTCTATATTGGTCTGCGCGGGTGGCAGACATTGTTTAGCTGCATACCTTTATTAAGCTCCAAAGTATATTGGGCGATTTTTTTAATCATTGCTTTCTCTTACATTGTAAGCCGGCTTAGCGAACGATTTCTTTCCAGAGTCGTGTATGAAGGATTAACGATTGTTGGGGCTTATTGGATGGCCTTCATGCTTTATTTTTTACTAATCATTATTTCTCTCGATCTCTTAAAATATCTAAATCGTTGGCTAAACCTTATATCAATAGAAGGAAAACATGGCTTGGGTCCCATTGTAGGCTTGATTGTTTGTGCTGTTGTTGCTGGAATTGTCGTCTATGGAGCTTGGAATGCGAGTCATCCCAGGATTCATCATTATGATCTTTCTATAGCAAAATCCGCAGGGTCTGTGCACCAGCTGCATGTTGTCATGGTTTCAGATATTCATCTTGGAACAATCATTCATAATGATCATTTAATAAAACTTGTTGATCAAATTAATGAACTAAGGCCGGATCTGATTTTGTTTGCAGGGGATGTTTTCGACGAAGATATTGAATTAGTGAAAAAACAACAAGTAGCCGATACGTTTTTAAAGCTTAAGGCACCCTATGGAGCCTATGCTGTATTAGGCAATCACGAGTATATCGGCGGAAATGCGGAAGAGGCCATAAAATATCTCGATCAGGCAGGGGTAAAAGTATTAAAAGATAGTTATCAGCTGGTTGCCGACAGCTTCTATCTTATTGGCAGAGATGATATGTCAGGTTCACGGTTTAATGGGGATAAACGACAGGATTTAAAAACCTTGATGCAAGGAGTAAATCACTCTTTGCCAATCATATTAATGGATCACCAGCCATCCCATTTAGAAGAGCCTGTTGCGCAAGGGGTCGATTTGCAAGTTTCCGGACACACGCACAGTGGTCAACTGTTCCCATTTCAGTTCATTACTCAGAGACTATTTGAACAAGACTGGGGACTATTGCGCAAAGGGGATTTCCAACTCATTGTATCATCAGGGTATGGGACTTGGGGACCACCAGTTCGCATAGGCAATACCCCGGAAATTGTGGATATTAATATTATGTTCAACCCTTAA
- a CDS encoding DUF2325 domain-containing protein: protein MSIVLVGGHDRMHSEYMDICIKRGHNIKVYTQMPTKFDKVIGSPDGIVLFTSTVSHKMIHTAVKEAKRKKIPVFRSHSSSGASLDRVLNDLENKVII, encoded by the coding sequence ATGAGTATAGTATTAGTTGGTGGTCATGACAGAATGCATAGTGAGTATATGGATATCTGCATTAAGAGGGGGCACAACATAAAAGTTTATACACAGATGCCTACGAAGTTCGATAAGGTGATTGGATCGCCGGATGGTATTGTCTTATTCACATCCACAGTCTCTCACAAAATGATTCACACTGCAGTTAAGGAAGCAAAGCGAAAAAAGATTCCGGTATTTAGAAGCCATAGCAGCAGCGGCGCTTCCTTAGACAGAGTACTTAACGATTTGGAAAATAAAGTGATTATCTGA
- a CDS encoding anaerobic nitric oxide reductase flavorubredoxin, producing the protein MGFQVNNNVQWVGKIDWELKKFHGDELSTHHGSSYNSYLIRDEKTALIDCVWTPFAKEFVANLKKEIDLSTIDYIIVNHGEPDHSGALPELMREIPNTPIYCTANAIKSLKGQYHQEWNFIPVKTGDKLNLGSKEFIFIEARMLHWPDTMFTYLTGDNILFSNDGFGQHLSSEHMFNDLVDQAELYWEAQKYYANILAPFSKFVENKIKEILSLNLPVDMICPSHGVIWRDNPLQIVNKYMEWASDYQENQITIVYDTMWNSTRHMAEQIAAGIRLSDKDVTVKLFNCNSTHTDKNDIITEVFKSKAVLVGSPTINKGISFAVAGILEMIKGLGFKNKKGAAFGSYGWSGENTKLISTELEHAKFELINEGLRITWNPDDEALMKCQEFGRGIADSLK; encoded by the coding sequence ATGGGTTTTCAAGTTAATAACAATGTGCAATGGGTAGGCAAAATCGACTGGGAATTAAAAAAATTCCACGGCGATGAACTTTCTACTCACCACGGTTCCAGCTATAATTCTTACCTCATTCGAGACGAAAAAACGGCCCTGATTGATTGTGTCTGGACCCCCTTCGCCAAGGAATTTGTTGCTAATCTAAAAAAAGAAATCGATTTAAGCACCATTGACTATATTATTGTTAATCATGGTGAACCGGATCACAGTGGTGCTTTGCCTGAGCTCATGAGAGAAATTCCGAATACCCCCATCTATTGTACTGCTAATGCCATTAAATCATTAAAGGGCCAATATCATCAAGAATGGAACTTTATCCCTGTTAAGACGGGGGATAAACTCAATCTTGGCTCAAAAGAATTTATCTTTATTGAGGCAAGAATGCTCCATTGGCCTGATACGATGTTTACTTATTTAACGGGGGATAATATTCTCTTCAGTAATGATGGCTTTGGTCAGCATTTATCCTCCGAGCATATGTTCAATGACTTGGTTGATCAGGCCGAATTATACTGGGAAGCTCAAAAATATTACGCCAATATTTTGGCACCCTTCAGTAAATTCGTAGAAAATAAAATCAAGGAGATTTTAAGTTTAAATTTGCCTGTTGATATGATCTGCCCCAGTCACGGTGTTATTTGGCGGGATAATCCCTTACAAATTGTTAACAAATATATGGAATGGGCCTCGGATTATCAAGAGAATCAAATCACCATAGTCTACGATACTATGTGGAACAGCACCCGGCATATGGCTGAACAAATAGCTGCTGGAATACGATTGAGTGATAAAGATGTTACCGTCAAATTATTTAATTGTAATTCTACTCATACTGATAAAAACGATATTATAACAGAAGTTTTCAAATCTAAAGCCGTATTAGTAGGTTCACCCACCATCAACAAAGGCATTTCTTTTGCTGTCGCGGGCATTTTAGAAATGATTAAAGGACTGGGATTCAAAAACAAAAAAGGAGCCGCTTTTGGTAGTTATGGCTGGAGCGGTGAAAATACAAAGCTGATTTCAACGGAATTAGAACATGCTAAATTTGAACTGATTAATGAAGGTCTAAGGATAACCTGGAACCCAGATGACGAGGCTCTCATGAAGTGCCAGGAATTCGGGCGAGGGATTGCAGACTCACTGAAATAA